From a single Vitis vinifera cultivar Pinot Noir 40024 chromosome 18, ASM3070453v1 genomic region:
- the LOC100852436 gene encoding disease resistance protein RUN1 has product MDRRRASSTCTSTGSWDYEVFLSFKGEDTRYNFTDHLYAALYQKGIRTFRLDEIRGEEVASALFKAIEKSRCILVVLSKYFAHSGWFLDELVKIMECRNQNGKVILPVFYHVDPFDVRKEEGWPEADYIEDITRVILMRFSHKLLHVDKNLIAMDYHLEEMEEIFPWMMDSISNDVRMVGIYGLGGIDSDTEEKKESLLTKRQGKGADFVRAVQEIVDSYEELKKQDQVDDFNFANDVVVTNSENLVDSSSNSGLKDQPEAPTVAVNSRLKTSYSAEDRSEPKLLEKVQNELLSVFANQLLEKEHFGCHVLLRDDKIFLDVACFFNGEDKDSVTRILEACNFYAESGIRVLGDKCLISIVDNKIWMHDLLQQMGQDIVGQEFPEELGKWSRLCYPDVVSRALTRKMVRANCK; this is encoded by the exons ATGGATCGACGAAGGGCATCTTCTACTTGTACTTCTACTGGTTCATGGGATTATGAAGTTTTCTTGAGCTTTAAGGGTGAAGATACCAGATACAATTTCACAGATCATCTCTATGCAGCTTTGTATCAGAAAGGGATTCGTACCTTTAGATTGGATGAGATCAGGGGAGAAGAGGTTGCATCAGCTCTTTTTAAAGCTATTGAGAAGTCAAGGTGCATCCTTGTGGTTCTCTCAAAATACTTTGCCCACTCCGGATGGTTTTTGGACGAATTGGTGAAGATCATGGAGTGCAGGAACCAAAATGGAAAAGTAATTCTTCCAGTTTTCTATCATGTGGATCCTTTCGATGTGCGAAAGGAGGAAGGGTG GCCTGAGGCGGATTATATTGAAGATATTACTCGTGTTATTTTGATGAGATTTAGTCATAAACTCTTACATGTTGACAAGAACCTCATTGCGATGGATTATCATttggaagaaatggaagaaattttTCCATGGATGATGGATTCAATATCAAATGATGTTCGCATGGTTGGGATCTATGGACTTGGAGGAATTG ATTCTGAtacagaagagaaaaaagaatctcTTCTTACCAAACGTCAAGGAAAAGGTGCTGATTTTGTTCGTGCAGTACAGGAGATTGTTGATAGTTATGAGGAGTTGAAGAAACAGGATCAAGTTGATGATTTTAACTTTGCCAATGATGTTGTTGTGACAAATAGTGAGAATTTAGTGGACTCATCATCTAATTCTGGGTTGAAGGATCAGCCTGAAGCCCCCACAGTAGCAGTCAATTCAAGATTAAAAACTTCATATTCTGCCGAGGATAGAAGTGAACCAAAGCTACTTGAGAAAGTCCAGAATGAGTTGCTGTCGGTATTTGCCAACCAACTGCTTGAGAAGGAGCACTTTGGGTGCCATGTGTTGCTTAGAGATGACAAG ATATTCCTAGATGTTGCTTGCTTCTTTAATGGAGAGGATAAAGATTCTGTTACTAGAATCCTAGAGGCTTGTAACTTCTATGCAGAGAGTGGAATACGAGTCCTTGGTGATAAGTGCCTCATAAGTATTGTAGACAACAAGATATGGATGCATGATTTGTTACAACAAATGGGGCAAGACATTGTTGGACAAGAATTTCCTGAAGAACTTGGAAAATGGAGTAGATTGTGCTATCCTGATGTTGTAAGTCGTGCATTAACAAGAAAAATGGTAAGAGCAAACTGCAAATGA